One window of the Anopheles cruzii chromosome 2, idAnoCruzAS_RS32_06, whole genome shotgun sequence genome contains the following:
- the LOC128266900 gene encoding growth/differentiation factor 8-like, translating to MNALKSICFFTGPDKTPYIEIEFRDAPKKRIKRNLSLNCDENANETRCCRYPLTVDFEKFGWDWIIAPKRYEASYCAGECMMTFLPKYEHTHVMQLSTSAIPCCSPKKMRPIKLLYFDLSYNVIYSTIPNMVVEKCSCS from the exons TTTCTTCACAGGTCCTGACAAG ACGCCATATATAGAGATCGAGTTTCGCGATGCACCGAAAAAACGCATCAAGCGCAACCTATCGCTAAACTGTGATGAAAATGCGAACGAAACACGCTGTTGCCGCTATCCGCTGACGGTGGACTTTGAGAAGTTCGGCTGGGACTGGATAATTGCCCCGAAGCGCTATGAGGCCTCTTACTGCGCCGGCGAGTGCATGATGACGTTTCTGCCCAAGTACGAGCATACGCACGTGATGCAGTTGAGCACCTCGGCCATACCGTGCTGTTCGCCGAAAAAGATGCGACCGATCAAGCTGCTTTACTTTGATCTGAGTTACAACGTGATCTACAGCACCATACCGAACATGGTAGTGGAAAAGTGCAGCTGTTCCTAA
- the LOC128269089 gene encoding zinc finger FYVE domain-containing protein 26 homolog, with protein MEYFNEYWELFVDKKDSIAKELIAYYKTLDDHEDGSELSEQCRTFLTKNLLINPYPTCQVLKLLAASKIHGKNTTIHEFATAAVIQAIERNGDQELSASKCYSILANSLVSVKAINHLKACINRALDRKSLDLQPFVLALFSRRSFKLLVNLLPELSGHLNQQHTADALEKKLHFFHSILENDSGHPTYSHHTAYLHFLRQVLLVNQGGLLPPLESSATVDEEPFQDRSYLRAYQIELQRVLLLHQALSIEETLLPVPEFSQYDSVIGMMAKGKTNIIDHDFTTLFEVIRTNQKMLAEIGSLLRTGSAKNEENYGTYPNESSAVIILQMTVVLYKAIEASFGTQQTETVAQSNLDTQLKCLLKEADMPTFVYAIESMLTMLFVRGELAPKAAYERKHFMCNVSLLNSVALSVKSIMITRKHSATFTGENDKLSRRFQNLFELVNDICWRLSLFADNLLGRSVGEQPTSDTLRLSDMPPVPMVLTHVTENYSEASGPGNALYRSVESMMLAEPNVARHGGYGTLPKHKSASRRHARGAGAAPNSGNSGGSNKEASTQRSLSNDSKVDSALFGACAVRGKHRDRAFTSLLATPETLAIVCLTSDKLPFAKQIIESYALQDCPVGCLVSRMEQMATLRSNLTGLVQKNERKQEDSPPPSGSDSDTLLNDIRTRTAVGFEVSKVLSTIETFLKSQTPTGQEAALDDGTVLAPMDRFVGRYPFLGAHTGKNLHLSQIVDVVLDLPFKYELNLSIYNFLLKNVHRTTVRGMSASTISEGNGGLGGGGIGMQQLVGNFVSFFGTIIDTMHIALKTAREVGHARHLTIGQLLSREVCPLNTVENGVCLKRRARFHTTVMRHFRSNGDTTLEGSASICQTNQYLQQLQLLIQSTAVDTVSPSFATDDLLRMDVRRLLLDALFDKRISLSALDSLAAKLGINLVQTVGHRLLGSPPPTVGSHECDTTLWQFIEGKNELLFSICQAQLRAGSVAVEKDVPSSLIVQYNDFRKAAFENTLPMRCNRSWLRPDELQSESFPLEIGRACCLLPAAASGPQNDSSGGGSCWSINASVRSIEQQVIALLQSVDQFPNASRWISASEHLLTALLRPTMDPTTCGQLQAKAAELRTYVRVGELLKLQPADDWRNVRAFSLENKSHVLQQLIEQQQYQVAQEWIKLHPIDPDSELDMFMYAVRKAHTGAVTPELASEPATSMCLLFGIIETMPSEAVLRLYEAMIINIKSVPIVSYILRYLQRHGEQQPLYQKYQLSLTIFEHLTHAEYDGLWNLVSRPLLILEQCLMNSRLELLDGVIHSVRPLLSSEICGSCFEHREYIRDLHENVQGATGEASCWDPIHEGLYIRHECVDCLLRIYASKALEYKVFSEHDTRDYRDSLATASASSLDSLAPGLEPCRLPFVMPKEVPPRERWVKDEDALHCMSCRRTFSMLNRRHHCRRCGRVVCHACSKCRERIGGFYEEVAVRICDDCGRCLGESVGSPDRPVVPEVVRANRAPGPSGAPVTQFEWQLTGNERYDRVIRDEYSYEYAPSTGQCLAICDLHTANEEIASFLLYHCAKLEALLRPLAPGFPNPEIDYALVARMLLNLTLGVKVRGADGGAGVEVEKMKEHAEIILSIVHDNCESLLLHSQSQAAISSHGSLRRLRDALVKAEKWPLALELSLKCGFSVSGVLAAWGMTCLRAGCYETAREKFSHCLPRIASEADCDALLRMIEAPPPPPGSPAAAKRGPVPSPVASGPARMAQVKRPARSPPLLGEILYALKCTTRVIDPLMEQVAVGGRNSGVGGSGLVGQHEPATNILNTLANLRLVAQGEFSEALAKVDRQSVANGTTPRRTTVSLMCTRLFEESMHYLLAYGSHQSIVVFLMKHQQTETAALRYILMQHVDPEVFLQAILLPCLQRGQLETLVQQLTVLDETLYEWRDHLRYVCRYLETNEMLNSLYSLQLLLKDPIRASMTCVRFYSMGCRTFNDLHAAEHHLKTSVTHLQNELELCNWQEVRLNSVGSTIETHPSLLMKLDPKELNNHINTILLQLEVTKFLAKCEAKGRQTTGLLTKISKDNSQLPTLFGSVQDKLQLAILTLVCGQNVEEAFGLSYRIIQDYNLELHRVYALTAKYFINHGKIEDVGKLLDAIVSNGGSTTAEPMLSSVCDEIVRISVDAAIARHGSSGHTKVALEALINRITSVGVRIHCYIASSQLKTAYLLANRHHRTGDIRKILRHAEFLGQLHVKRLCEARLNHHEGEGS; from the exons ATGGAATACTTTAATGAATATTGGGAACTGTTTGTTGATAAGAAAGACTCCATAGCTAAA GAACTTATTGCCTACTACAAAACGCTGGACGATCACGAGGATGGTTCCGAGCTGTCGGAGCAATGTCGCACATTTTTAACGAAGAATCTCCTCATCAATCCATACCCGACATGCCAGGTGTTGAAGCTCTTGGCTGCGTCCAAAATTCACGGTAAAAACACCACTATCCACGAATTCGCTACAGCTGCTGTGATTCAGGCTATCGAACGAAATGGCGATCAGGAACTGAGCGCCAGCAAGTGCTACAGTATTCTCGCCAACAGTCTAGTATCGGTGAAAGCCATCAATCACCTTAAAGCATGTATCAACCGTGCGTTGGATAGGAAAAGCCTAGATTTGCAACCGTTCGTACTGGCGCTGTTTTCTAGGCGAAGTTTCAAGTTGCTGGTCAATCTGCTCCCGGAACTCTCGGGCCATCTGAACCAACAACATACTGCCGATGCTCTCGAAAAGAAACTGCATTTTTTCCACTCGATCCTAGAAAACGATTCGGGCCATCCTACATACAGTCACCATACAGCCTAccttcactttcttcgacaAGTTCTACTCGTCAACCAGGGCGGTCTTCTGCCGCCACTTGAAAGCTCTGCGACGGTTGACGAAGAACCGTTCCAGGATCGTTCCTACCTTCGAGCTTATCAGATAGAGTTGCAGCGCGTGTTGCTACTCCACCAAGCCCTCAGCATCGAAGAGACCCTGCTGCCCGTGCCAGAGTTTTCCCAGTACGACTCCGTGATTGGTATgatggcgaaaggaaaaacaaacatcattgACCACGATTTTACAACCTTGTTCGAAGTGATCCGCACGAATCAGAAGATGCTCGCCGAGATCGGCTCCCTGTTGCGCACCGGCTCAgcgaaaaatgaagaaaactacGGCACGTATCCAAACGAATCCTCGGCTGTAATCATCCTGCAGATGACAGTGGTGCTCTACAAAGCGATCGAAGCATCCTTTGGCACACAGCAAACTGAAACCGTTGCCCAAAGCAACCTCGACACGCAGCTCAAGTGCCTGCTGAAAGAAGCGGATATGCCAACGTTCGTTTATGCGATCGAATCCATGCTCACAATGTTGTTCGTCCGTGGCGAACTTGCCCCGAAAGCAGCGTACGAGCGGAAACACTTTATGTGTAACGTTTCCCTGCTCAATAGCGTAGCGCTAAGCGTAAAATCGATCATGATCACACGAAAACACTCCGCCACCTTTACCGGGGAAAACGATAAGCTCAGTCGCCGCTTTCAGAACCTGTTCGAGCTGGTAAACGACATTTGCTGGCGCTTATCGCTGTTTGCAGATAATCTTCTGGGACGGTCAGTGGGCGAGCAACCAACATCCGACACGCTCAGGCTCTCCGACATGCCTCCGGTGCCGATGGTTCTGACGCACGTAACCGAAAACTACTCCGAAGCTTCCGGACCTGGCAACGCACTGTACCGCAGCGTCGAATCGATGATGCTGGCCGAGCCGAACGTTGCGAGACACGGCGGCTACGGAACCCTTCCGAAGCACAAATCTGCCTCCCGAAGGCACGCTCGGGGGGCGGGTGCTGCCCCAAACAGTGGCAACTCCGGAGGCAGTAACAAGGAAGCTTCCACCCAGCGTTCACTGTCCAACGACAGCAAGGTGGACTCCGCGCTGTTCGGTGCCTGTGCCGTGCGAGGAAAGCACCGAGACCGAGCTTTTACGTCACTGCTTGCCACTCCCGAAACGCTGGCCATCGTGTGCCTTACGAGCGACAAGCTACCCTTTGCCAAACAGATCATTGAAAGTTACGCCCTGCAGGATTGTCCGGTCGGCTGTTTGGTGTCGCGGATGGAGCAAATGGCCACGCTTCGCAGTAATCTGACCGGGTTGGTGCAAAAGAACGAGCGAAAGCAGGAGGACAGCCCCCCACCGAGTGGTAGCGACAGTGACACGTTGCTGAACGACATTCGAACGAGGACGGCGGTCGGATTCGAAGTTTCAAAAGTGCTGAGCACGATCGAAACGTTTTTAAAATCGCAAACCCCAACGGGGCAAGAGGCAGCGCTCGATGACGGGACCGTCCTGGCGCCGATGGATCGGTTCGTCGGGCGGTACCCGTTTTTGGGCGCTCACACCGGAAAGAATCTCCATCTCAGTCAGATCGTTGATGTCGTGCTAGACTTGCCGTTCAAATACGAGCTAAACTTGAGCATTTATAATTTTCTGCTGAAAAACGTTCACCGCACCACCGTCCGTGGCATGTCGGCCAGCACGATAAGCGAGGGTAACGGAGGCTTGGGTGGAGGCGGAATCGGAATGCAGCAGCTTGTCGGAAACTTTGTGTCCTTCTTCGGCACCATCATCGACACGATGCATATTGCACTTAAAACGGCCCGCGAAGTGGGCCATGCGCGCCACCTAACGATCGGTCAGCTTCTGTCGCGCGAAGTTTGCCCTCTTAACACGGTCGAAAATGGTGTTTGTTTAAAACGGCGGGCCCGATTTCACACGACGGTGATGCGCCACTTCCGCTCGAACGGTGACACAACACTGGAAGGTTCGGCGTCGATTTGCCAAACCAACCAATACCTGCAACAGCTTCAGCTTCTCATCCAATCGACTGCGGTCGACACCGTGTCTCCAAGCTTCGCCACCGACGATCTGCTGCGGATGGATGTTCGGCGTTTGCTGTTGGACGCATTGTTTGATAAACGCATTTCACTCAGCGCACTCGATTCGTTGGCTGCAAAATTGGGCATCAATTTGGTGCAAACCGTCGGCCATCGGTTGCTCGGCTCACCGCCCCCAACCGTCGGCAGCCACGAGTGCGATACCACCCTGTGGCAGTTTATCGAAGGTAAGAACGAACTTTTATTCAGCATTTGTCAAGCTCAGTTGCGAGCCGGTTCGGTGGCAGTCGAAAAGGACGTCCCATCGTCGCTGATCGTGCAGTATAATGACTTCCGGAAAGCGGCATTCGAAAACACGCTTCCGATGCGCTGCAATCGGTCCTGGCTACGACCGGACGAGCTTCAATCGGAATCGTTTCCACTGGAAATCGGCCGAGCGTGCTGTctgttgccggcggcggcatctgGCCCGCAGAACGActcttccggcggcggcagctgttgGTCGATCAATGCCAGCGTGCGCTCGATCGAACAGCAAGTGATCGCTTTGCTTCAAAGTGTCGATCAATTCCCCAACGCAAGCCGGTGGATTAGCGCTTCGGAGCACCTCCTCACGGCGCTGCTGCGACCGACGATGGATCCAACGACCTGCGGGCAACTTCAGGCGAAGGCTGCCGAACTGAGAACGTACGTCCGGGTGGGAGAGCTACTGAAGCTACAACCTGCCGACGACTGGCGGAACGTTCGCGCGTTTTCGCTGGAGAACAAAAGTCacgtgctgcagcagctgatcgagcAACAGCAGTACCAGGTGGCCCAGGAGTGGATAAAGCTACACCCGATCGACCCCGACAGCGAGCTGGACATGTTTATGTATGCCGTACGCAAAGCACACACTGGCGCCGTGACGCCGGAGTTGGCCAGCGAGCCCGCCACCTCAATGTGCCTCCTGTTCGGTATCATCGAAACGATGCCCAGCGAAGCGGTTCTAAGGCTGTACGAAGCGATGATCATCAACATCAAGAGTGTCCCGATCGTCAGCTACATCTTGCGGTATCTGCAACGCCACGGTGAGCAGCAACCGCTGTACCAGAAGTATCAGCTTTCGCTGACCATCTTCGAGCACCTAACGCACGCCGAATACGATGGCCTATGGAATCTCGTCAGTCGTCCGCTGTTGATACTCGAACAGTGTTTAATGAACTCACGGCTCGAGCTGTTGGACGGAGTGATCCACTCGGTGAGGCCGCTTCTGTCGAGCGAAATTTGCGGCTCGTGCTTTGAGCATCGCGAGTACATCCGCGATCTGCACGAAAATGTGCAGGGCGCTACCGGGGAAGCCAGCTGTTGGGATCCCATTCACGAGGGCCTGTACATTCGGCACGAGTGTGTGGACTGCCTGTTGCGCATCTACGCCAGTAAGGCCCTCGAATACAAGGTGTTCAGTGAGCACGATACCCGGGATTACCGGGATTCGCTCGCCACGGCATCCGCTTCCAGTTTGGACTCGCTCGCCCCAGGCCTGGAGCCgtgccgtttgccgtttgtgATGCCGAAGGAAGTTCCGCCGCGTGAACGGTGGGTAAAGGATGAGGATGCCCTTCATTGTATGAGCTGTCGGCGGACATTTTCCATGCTGAACCGTCGCCATCACTGCCGCCGTTGTGGTCGAGTCGTGTGCCACGCGTGCTCCAAGTGTCGCGAGCGAATCGGTGGCTTCTACGAAGAGGTGGCCGTACGTATTTGCGATGACTGTGGTAGGTGTCTGGGTGAAAGCGTAGGTTCACCGGATCGGCCGGTGGTTCCGGAAGTAGTGCGAGCAAACCGTGCCCCGGGCCCATCGGGAGCCCCGGTGACGCAGTTCGAGTGGCAATTGACGGGCAACGAGCGGTACGATCGTGTGATTCGTGATGAGTACAGCTACGAGTATGCACCTTCGACGGGGCAGTGTTTGGCAATCTGCGATCTGCACACGGCCAACGAGGAGATTGCCAGCTTTCTGCTCTATCACTGTGCGAAATTGGAAGCGCTGTTGCGGCCGCTGGCTCCCGGCTTCCCGAACCCGGAGATTGATTACGCGCTCGTGGCGCGCATGTTGCTCAACCTCACGCTCGGGGTGAAGGTTCGGGGGGCCGatggcggtgccggtgtcgaGGTGGAAAAAATGAAGGAGCATGCCGAAATTATCCTGTCGATCGTGCACGACAACTGCgagtcgctgctgctgcactcgcAGTCACAGGCGGCCATCAGCAGTCACGGCAGTTTGCGGCGGTTGCGCGATGCCCTCGTGAAGGCGGAAAAGTGGCCACTGGCCCTGGAGCTGTCCCTCAAGTGTGGCTTCTCGGTGAGTGGCGTGCTGGCGGCCTGGGGCATGACGTGTCTGCGCGCCGGTTGCTACGAGACGGcacgggaaaagttttcccactGCTTGCCCCGCATCGCCAGCGAGGCCGACTGCGATGCACTGTTGCGAATGATCgaagcgccgccgccgccgccagggagccctgccgccgccaaacGCGGTCCAGTGCCGTCTCCTGTTGCCAGTGGTCCCGCTCGAATGGCGCAGGTTAAACGTCCCGCACGCAGTCCACCTTTGTTGGGAGAAATTCTTTACGCTCTAAAGTGCACGACTCGTGTGATCGATCCCCTGATGGAGCAGGTGGCAGTAGGTGGGCGAAACAGCGGAGTCGGTGGTTCTGGTTTGGTTGGACAGCACGAGCCGGCGACTAACATTCTCAATACGCTTGCCAACCTGAGACTCGTGGCCCAAGGGGAGTTCAGTGAGGCGCTTGCGAAGGTTGATCGCCAATCGGTGGCCAATGGGACAACACCGAGAAGAACGACAGTGTCGCTGATGTGCACCCGGCTGTTTGAGGAATCGATGCACTACCTGCTGGCGTATGGATCGCACCAGAGCATAGTGGTGTTTCTGATGAAACACCAGCAAACTGAAACCGCGGCCTTGCGCTACATTCTAATGCAGCACGTCGATCCGGAAGTGTTCCTGCAAGCGATCCTACTGCCGTGTCTACAGCGCGGTCAGCTCGAAACACTCGTCCAACAGCTGACCGTGCTCGATGAAACGCTGTACGAGTGGCGCGACCATTTGCGCTACGTTTGTCGCTACCTCGAGACGAACGAAATGCTCAACAGTCTGTACAGTCTGCAGCTGTTGCTGAAGGATCCGATTCGCGCCAGTATGACCTGCGTACGGTTCTATTCCATGGGTTGCCGCACGTTCAACGATCTGCACGCGGCCGAGCATCACCTAAAGACAAGCGTTACGCACTTGCAG AACGAGCTCGAACTTTGCAACTGGCAGGAAGTACGATTAAACAGTGTCGGGTCGACCATCGAAACTCACCCGTCGCTGCTGATGAAGCTCGATCCGAAAGAGCTGAACAATCACATCAACACCatcctgctgcagctggagGTTACcaaatttttggccaaatgCGAGGCCAAGGGCCGGCAAACGACGGGATTGCTGACAAAG ATTTCCAAGGATAACTCCCAGCTACCTAcactgttcggttcggtccagGACAAGCTGCAGCTCGCCATTTTGACACTGGTGTGTGGCCAAAACGTGGAGGAAGCATTTGGGCTGTCGTACAG AATCATACAAGATTACAACCTGGAACTGCATCGAGTGTACGCACTGACGGCCAAATACTTCATCAACCATGGCAAAATTGAGGACGTGGGCAAACTGTTGGATGCGATCGTTAGCAATGGTGGCAGCACCACGGCGGAGCCGATGCTCTCGTCCGTGTGTGACGAGATCGTGCGCATCTCAGTTGATGCGGCCATTGCACGGCACGGGTCCAGCGGGCACACGAAAGTCGCCCTCGAAGCACTGATCAATCGGATCACTTCCGTGGGCGTACGCATCCATTGCTACATTGCTTCCAGTCAGCTCAAAACTGCCTACCTGCTGGCGAACAGGCACCACCGTACAGGGGACATTCGGAAAATCCTGCGCCACGCAGAGTTTCTAGGACAATTGCACGTGAAGCGTTTGTGTGAGGCCCGTTTGAATCACCACGAGGGCGAAGGTTCGTGA